A stretch of Vibrio maritimus DNA encodes these proteins:
- a CDS encoding FliM/FliN family flagellar motor switch protein: MSEQTLSKRESVQVLNVELLGKPIHIIKNKLESIINSSQQYLSTELQAWLKTPSVHVELTDIQLETLGSNVLDSRNSAAQKHNDKGALYVSIEPVMLMRLSDEFYGAGVERSQTELTNSDIRLLQRITKHIAGWIAPEDAWQPQEMDALSGVGIIATLTVQMHDKVAPLSIVLDSELIQTLVSELELTANPELAGEFCQALRTTPVKLDVQLSKNVMPLTQVLTLKPDDILPIELLNHAPVKIGKQTLFTGRVAEQDGQLVLILNEDKENHR; the protein is encoded by the coding sequence ATGAGTGAACAAACTTTGAGTAAACGAGAATCTGTTCAAGTGCTAAATGTTGAATTATTAGGCAAGCCGATTCATATCATCAAAAATAAGCTTGAATCGATTATTAATAGCTCCCAGCAATATTTATCAACGGAATTACAGGCGTGGCTCAAAACCCCCTCCGTTCATGTCGAACTGACCGATATACAACTGGAAACACTGGGAAGCAACGTGCTGGATAGCCGCAACAGCGCAGCGCAAAAGCACAACGACAAGGGGGCTCTTTACGTAAGCATCGAACCCGTGATGTTGATGCGACTGTCTGACGAATTTTACGGCGCAGGGGTTGAGCGCAGTCAAACTGAACTAACCAATAGTGATATCCGCTTACTGCAGCGAATCACCAAACATATCGCAGGCTGGATAGCACCCGAGGATGCATGGCAACCCCAGGAGATGGATGCATTATCAGGCGTGGGGATCATCGCAACCCTAACCGTTCAAATGCACGACAAAGTGGCACCACTTTCTATCGTCCTCGACAGTGAACTGATTCAAACCTTAGTTAGCGAACTAGAGCTAACCGCCAACCCAGAGCTTGCTGGTGAGTTTTGCCAAGCACTACGCACCACACCAGTCAAACTCGATGTTCAGCTCAGCAAGAATGTTATGCCACTCACTCAGGTGTTAACACTCAAGCCAGATGACATCCTACCTATCGAATTACTTAACCATGCCCCAGTAAAAATCGGTAAGCAAACACTGTTTACGGGTCGTGTGGCCGAGCAAGACGGCCAATTGGTATTGATTTTAAACGAAGATAAGGAAAACCACCGATGA
- the fliN gene encoding flagellar motor switch protein FliN — protein MSDSQDQTAFDSNDLQFDDFELEDFDADVPAAATTATATRNLDFFKNIPVTVTLEVASKEIALGDLMTAGEGSIIELDKLNGEPLDVKVNGSLMGHAEVVVVNDKYGLRLIDVVESALTSMGQ, from the coding sequence ATGAGCGACTCGCAAGATCAGACGGCTTTCGACAGCAACGACTTACAGTTCGATGATTTTGAGCTAGAAGACTTCGATGCGGACGTACCTGCGGCTGCCACAACAGCGACGGCAACACGCAATCTGGATTTTTTCAAAAACATACCGGTTACCGTGACACTGGAAGTCGCCAGCAAAGAAATTGCCCTAGGTGACTTAATGACCGCAGGTGAAGGCAGCATCATTGAGTTAGATAAGCTCAACGGCGAGCCATTGGATGTCAAAGTGAACGGCTCTCTCATGGGACATGCTGAAGTTGTCGTGGTCAACGATAAGTACGGACTTCGCTTAATCGACGTCGTGGAATCCGCTCTCACGTCTATGGGACAGTAA